In Erigeron canadensis isolate Cc75 chromosome 1, C_canadensis_v1, whole genome shotgun sequence, a single window of DNA contains:
- the LOC122596178 gene encoding F-box protein At1g30790-like, with amino-acid sequence SHIPFEIQEEIIKKLPVKLLIRFTSVSKTWKSFIHSSKFIIGHSLIQPQNLLVSYYDVKIFKEKKKTVVMWNPYIRKSVSIVVPDLEPTFKSVVGFGVCPHTFEPKLVNIRYRLWADDRVTFIPWQVEVFSLRSWAWRSPLCGTNNLPRTSIKFMDNHVVVDGIMYWLDYDKTAMQKTYALIISFDLTSEEFGDVYFPDGLATVFSGLFISKLNESLVVLKTYKEYEKRVFVVLKPYKEDEKRVCDVWMMMKHGVPKSFTKLYTIKAPHLSASTRVLGFRKNGEPIINADTEYISNGNIGPIFVNTYTETLLLLDESDSIIR; translated from the exons TCACACATACCTTTTGAAATCCAAGAGGAAATCATCAAAAAACTCCCTGTCAAATTGTTGATCCGATTCACATCAGTTTCAAAAACATGGAAGTCTTTCATTCATAGCTCCAAGTTCATTATTGGTCACAGCCTAATTCAGCCGCAAAATCTACTCGTAAGTTATTATGATGTAAAAATTTTCAAGGAGAA GAAAAAGACAGTTGTTATGTGGAATCCTTATATTAGAAAATCGGTTTCTATTGTTGTGCCTGACCTCGAACCTACGTTTAAATCTGTGGTGGGGTTTGGGGTTTGTCCTCACACTTTTGAGCCTAAGCTTGTCAATATTAGGTATCGCCTGTGGGCAGATGACAGAGTGACTTTCATCCCGTGGCAAGTTGAGGTTTTCTCATTACGCTCATGGGCTTGGAGAAGTCCATTATGTGGTACTAACAATTTACCTCGTACATCAATTAAATTTATGGATAACCATGTAGTTGTGGATGGGATTATGTATTGGCTTGATTACGATAAGACTGCTATGCAGAAAACATATGCTCTgattatttcgtttgatttgacGAGTGAGGAATTTGGAGATGTATACTTCCCAGATGGTTTAGCAACCGTTTTCAGTGGTTTGTTCATCTCTAAACTGAATGAGTCTCTCGTTGTGCTTAAAACCTATAAAGAGTATGAGAAACGAGTTTTCGTTGTGCTTAAACCCTATAAAGAGGATGAGAAACGAGTTTGCGACGTATGGATGATGATGAAACATGGTGTTCCAAAATCATTTACAAAACTATACACTATAAAGGCACCGCATCTTTCTGCGTCTACAAGAGTTTTAGGATTTAGGAAGAATGGGGAACCTATAATAAATGCGGATACTGAATACATCAGTAATGGAAATATTGGACCAATCTTTGTGAACACCTACACGGAAACACTACTTTTGCTTGATGAGTCAGATTCTATTATTCGTTAA
- the LOC122596189 gene encoding putative F-box protein At5g50220: protein MSGSHIPFEIQEEIIKRMPVRSLIRFTSVSKTWKSLIHSSKFIADHSLIQPHNLLVSYYDRKISSEKYVSIVDDETFPQHKSSLPIPLSTVVIWNPSIRRSVDPIVVPYRKACGHRSRQPCIPWQVEIFTLSSRVWRSPLCGANNLPRTSILFTDKQVVVDGIMYWLAYDKTAMQKTYRLIIPFDLTSEEFGEVYLPDSLATDDYHALSVSKLNESLLVLKMINKDHRMRVCDNGEPIIEKGDYKLSTEHINDLGIDGVCGSIFVNTYTETLLLLLNKSKSIIRF from the exons ATGTCTGGGAGTCATATACCTTTTGAAATCCAAGAGGAAATCATCAAAAGGATGCCTGTCAGATCGTTGATCCGATTCACATCGGTTTCAAAAACATGGAAGTCTCTCATTCATAGCTCCAAGTTTATTGCTGATCACAGCCTCATTCAGCCGCACAATTTACTTGTAAGTTATTATGATAGAAAAATTTCTAGTGAGAAGTATGTATCGATTGTTGATGACGAGACTTTCCCCCAACACAAGTCTTCCCTGCCCATTCCCTTATCA ACGGTTGTGATTTGGAATCCTTCTATTAGAAGATCGGTTGATCCTATTGTTGTGCCTTATCGCAAAG CCTGTGGGCACAGATCAAGGCAACCATGCATCCCGTGGCAAGTTGAGATTTTCACATTAAGCTCACGGGTTTGGAGAAGTCCATTATGTGGTGCTAACAATTTACCTCGTACATCAATCTTATTTACGGATAAACAAGTAGTTGTGGATGGGATCATGTATTGGCTTGCTTACGATAAGACTGCTATGCAGAAAACATATCGTTTGATTATTCCGTTTGATTTGACGAGTGAAGAATTTGGAGAAGTATACCTCCCAGATAGTTTAGCAACCGACGATTACCATGCTTTGTCCGTCTCCAAGCTAAATGAGTCTCTTCTTGTGCTTAAGATGATCAATAAAGACCATCGGATGCGAGTTTGCGAT AATGGTGAACCTATAATAGAAAAAGGTGATTATAAACTCTCTACTGAACACATCAATGATCTTGGGATTGATGGAGTTTGTGGTTCAATATTTGTGAACACCTACACGGAAACATTACTACTTTTGCTTAATAAGTCAAAATCCATTATTCGTTTTTAA
- the LOC122582822 gene encoding uncharacterized protein LOC122582822: MATAHSSRSRIRIGVKGVFFLFFFLDLALLSCTARLPSASRQKLQVHKHLKRLNKKPVKTIQSPDGDMIDCVHISHQPAFDHPFLKDHKIQMRPNYHPEGLYDDNKMNTESSQKENTLHQLWHVNGMCPEDTIPIRRTKEDDVLRASSVKRYGKKKHRSFPAPRNIPESADPDIDNESGHQHAIAYVEGDKYYGAKATMNVWEPKIQQSNEFSLSQIWILGGSFGQDLNSIEAGWQVSPDLYGDNNTRLFTYWTSDAYQATGCYNLLCSGFIQINSNIAMGASISPVSALRNSQYDISILVWKDQKEGNWWMQFGNGYVLGYWPSFLFSYLADSASMIEWGGEVVNSEPDGHHTSTQMGSGRFPEEGFGKASYFRNIQVVDKENNLKTPKDLGTFTEQSNCYDVQTGSNSDWGHYFYYGGPGKNPNCP; this comes from the exons ATGGCCACTGCGCACAGTAGCAGAAGCAGGATACGGATAGGGGTTAAGGgtgttttcttcttgtttttcttcttggATCTGGCCTTGCTATCTTGCACCGCTAGACTACCATCAGCTTCAAGGCAAAAACTTCAAGTTCATAAACATTTAAAACGCCTCAATAAAAAACCCGTCAAAACCATTCag AGCCCAGATGGGGATATGATTGACTGTGTACACATCTCTCACCAGCCAGCTTTTGACCATCCATTCCTTAAAGACCATAAAATCCAG ATGAGGCCAAACTATCATCCAGAAGGGCTATATGATGATAACAAGATGAACACAGAGTCAAGCCAAAAAGAAAACACACTTCACCAGTTATGGCATGTGAATGGCATGTGCCCTGAAGATACAATACCTATAAGGAGAACAAAAGAAGATGATGTTTTGAGAGCAAGTTCTGTTAAAAGATATGGCAAGAAGAAGCATAGAAGCTTTCCTGCTCCTAGAAACATCCCTGAATCTGCAGATCCTGATATTGACAATGAAAGTGGTCATCAG CATGCCATAGCTTATGTGGAGGGAGACAAATATTATGGAGCAAAAGCAACGATGAACGTATGGGAACCGAAAATACAACAATCGAATGAGTTTAGCTTGTCACAAATATGGATTTTAGGTGGCTCTTTCGGCCAAGATCTTAACAGCATTGAAGCAGGATGGCAG GTCAGTCCAGATCTTTATGGTGATAACAACACAAGACTGTTCACTTACTGGACT AGTGATGCATATCAAGCTACTGGTTGCTACAATCTATTGTGCTCTGGTTTTATACAAATCAATAGTAACATTGCAATGGGTGCAAGCATATCACCTGTTTCAGCATTAAGGAATTCACAGTATGATATCAGTATCCTTGTCTGGAAG GACCAAAAAGAAGGAAATTGGTGGATGCAATTTGGGAATGGGTATGTGTTGGGATACTGGCCATCGTTCTTGTTCTCATACTTGGCTGACAGTGCTTCGATGATTGAATGGGGTGGTGAGGTCGTCAATTCCGAGCCCGATGGACACCACACGTCGACCCAAATGGGCAGTGGTCGTTTCCCAGAAGAAGGGTTTGGTAAAGCAAGTTATTTTAGAAACATTCAAGTTGTTGATAAAGAGAATAACCTCAAAACCCCCAAAGATCTTGGCACATTCACCGAACAATCCAATTGTTACGATGTCCAAACCGGAAGCAATAGTGATTGGGGTCACTACTTTTACTATGGAGGCCCTGGGAAAAACCCAAATTGCCCTTGA
- the LOC122596197 gene encoding uncharacterized protein At2g29880-like: MVNTGGYKADNGFRSGYLTHLEAALKVSLPESGLLGKPHIESRIKTMKKDWQAVFDMLNSTSGFGYDKENNCVTTTSPGVWDAYLESHKSAAKWKNKKLPHYEDLCVVFGKDRAQGNRAKVATEMEEQVNIEEQQEDSHDSFDESMEGSHTARTTTSFQVGEVSSVPSKKRKSTSQTSSLVESFNDAVMFFGERLKESSAELSEGIKLEVDLSKKTAMLPLALEKMTSLSQRERFKAIRKIRSDSDSVLTFWDLKEEERESWVLFMMSEN, translated from the exons ATGGTAAACACAGGAGGATATAAAGCTGATAATGGATTTAGATCCGGGTATCTAACTCATCTTGAAGCAGCCTTGAAAGTTTCGCTTCCTGAATCGGGTCTTTTGGGTAAACCTCACATTGAATCAAgaataaaaacaatgaaaaagGATTGGCAAGCCGTCTTTGATATGTTGAATAGTACAAGTGGATTTGGTTATGATAAGGAAAATAATTGTGTGACCACAACGTCTCCAGGAGTATGGGATGCTTACCTTGAG AGTCATAAATCAGCAGCAAAgtggaaaaataaaaagcttCCACACTATGAAGATTTGTGTGTAGTTTTTGGAAAAGATCGAGCTCAAGGAAATAGAGCCAAGGTTGCTACCGAGATGGAAGAGCAAGTGAATATTGAGGAACAACAAGAAGACTCACATGATagttttgatgaatcaatggaAGGCAGCCACACGGCACGTACCACTACTAGTTTTCAAGTTGGAGAAGTCTCAAGTGTTCCTAGTAAGAAAAGAAAGAGCACAAGTCAAACAAGTTCTTTGGTTGAAAGTTTCAACGATGCGGTAATGTTTTTTGGTGAACGTCTCAAGGAATCATCAGCTGAACTGAGTGAAGGTATAAAACTTGAAGTTGATCTAAGCAAGAAAACCGCTATGCTACCTTTGGCACTTGAAAAAATGACCTCTTTGTCTCAACGTGAAAGGTTCAAGGCAATTCGAAAAATAAGAAGTGATTCCGATAGCGTGCTTACTTTTTGGGAtttgaaagaagaagaaagggaaAGTTGGGTGTTGTTTATGATGTCGGAAAACTAA
- the LOC122596208 gene encoding protein ALP1-like, which translates to MVITNIRMTRRCFDKLCVMLVAFGGLKESRNMDIKEQVTIFLNMIAHNIKNRTMITNFHRSGETISRTFSRVCNAVIRLHSRLLKKPEPVPENSTDNRWKWFKNCLGALDGTYIQCLVPLGERPRYRTRKGDIVTNVLGVCSQDMHFIFVLSGWEGSATDGRVLRDALDRPHGLKVARSGYYLVDAGYTNGEGFLAPYTGQRYHLNDWRDGHQPTTPKEFYNMKHSSARNVIERCFGLLKGRWKILKDNSFYPIDTNIRIIMACCFLHNYIRQEIEDDPQEMEDDVDEGTGDGDGDGVGYGEEDNISSVETSNKWTTFRNNLANTMFESWNASHFADFVPVYLFFYSAVLGLCCPDFVAVFYPSVFSAILGLCCPDFVAVFRTVLRLFLMQLKGYFCCCLGLFQAAIDAK; encoded by the exons ATGGTAATAACAAATATTAGGATGACCCGAAGGTGTTTTGACAAGTTGTGTGTCATGCTTGTAGCGTTTGGTGGTTTAAAAGAGAGtagaaatatggatataaaAGAGCAGGTTACCATTTTTCTTAATATGATAGCTCATAATATTAAGAATCGTACCATGATAACCAATTTTCATCGTTCGGGAGAAACAATAAGTAGAACTTTTTCTCGAGTTTGCAATGCGGTTATCAGATTGCATTCACGTTTGCTCAAGAAACCCGAACCTGTTCCCGAGAACTCTACCGACAATAGATGGAAATGGTTCAAG AATTGTCTAGGAGCTTTAGATGGAACATACATACAATGTCTAGTACCACTTGGGGAGAGGCCTAGATATAGAACAAGAAAGGGAGATATCGTCACAAACGTGTTAGGCGTGTGTTCACAAGATATGCActttatctttgtattatcGGGTTGGGAAGGTTCCGCAACCGATGGTAGAGTGTTACGAGATGCTCTTGATCGACCTCATGGATTAAAAGTTGCAAGATCGGGTTACTATTTGGTAGATGCTGGGTATACGAATGGTGAGGGGTTTTTGGCCCCTTATACAGGGCAAAGATATCATTTAAATGATTGGCGTGATGGACACCAGCCGACTACACCAAAAGAATTCTATAACATGAAACATTCATCTGCTAGAAATGTAATAGAAAGATGTTTTGGTCTTTTGAAGGGAAGGTGGAAAATTTTGAAGGACAACTCATTTTATCCTATTGATACAAATATTAGGATCATAATGGCATGTTGTTTCCTCCACAATTATATTAGACAAGAAATAGAAGATGATCCGCAAGAAATGGAAGATGATGTGGATGAAGGAACCGGAGATGGAGATGGAGATGGAGTTGGATATGGAGAAGAGGATAACATAAGCTCTGTTGAAACTTCAAATAAGTGGACAACATTTAGAAATAATTTAGCAAATACTATGTTTGAGTCTTGGAATGCTAGCC ATTTTGCTGATTTTGTTCCAGTTTATCTGTTTTTTTATAGTGCAGTTTTAGGACTGTGTTGCCCAGATTTTGTTGCAGTTT TTTATCCGTCTGTTTTTAGTGCAATTTTAGGATTGTGTTGCCCTGATTTTGTTGCAGTTTTTAGGACTGTTTTAAGACTGTTTTTAATGCAGTTGAAGGGCTATTTTTGCTGCTGCTTAGGGCTGTTTCAGGCTGCTATTGATGCA AAATGA
- the LOC122597617 gene encoding histone H3.2 — MARTKQTARKSTGGKAPRKQLATKAARKSAPATGGVKKPHRFRPGTVALREIRKYQKSTELLIRKLPFQRLVREIAQDFKTDLRFQSSAVAALQEASEAYLVGLFEDTNLCAIHAKRVTIMPKDMQLARRIRGERA; from the coding sequence ATGGCACGAACCAAACAAACCGCCAGGAAATCCACCGGAGGAAAGGCTCCACGTAAGCAACTGGCCACCAAGGCGGCAAGGAAGTCGGCACCGGCAACTGGAGGAGTGAAGAAGCCGCACAGATTCAGGCCAGGAACAGTTGCGTTGAGAGAGATCAGGAAGTACCAGAAGAGCACTGAGCTTTTGATCAGGAAACTCCCATTCCAGAGGCTCGTGAGGGAAATCGCTCAGGATTTCAAAACCGATCTTCGATTCCAGAGCTCTGCCGTTGCCGCTCTTCAGGAAGCTTCAGAGGCGTACCTTGTTGGTTTGTTTGAAGATACTAATTTGTGTGCGATTCATGCTAAGCGAGTCACTATCATGCCCAAGGACATGCAACTTGCTCGTCGTATCCGTGGCGAAAGGGCTTAG
- the LOC122596215 gene encoding uncharacterized protein LOC122596215, with protein MVFNSVLVVSTAIVSTDVWQSIAGFSDRITIQELLNFVICFPLEELGQFAHSVWNFFCLPTLPANSYFYSHYYNDSEDGEDSDSFMSSTDFCFSGYDPYSDNHSD; from the coding sequence ATGGTATTCAACAGCGTGTTAGTCGTATCAACGGCGATTGTGTCCACGGATGTATGGCAATCAATTGCAGGTTTCTCGGACCGAATTACCATCCAAGAATTATTGAATTTTGTGATTTGTTTTCCGCTTGAAGAATTAGGTCAATTTGCGCATTCTGTTTGGAATTTCTTTTGCCTACCTACATTGCCTGCTAATTCGTATTTTTACTCCCATTATTATAATGATAGTGAAGATGGTGAAGATTCCGATTCGTTTATGAGTTCAacagatttttgtttttctggtTATGATCCGTATTCCGATAATCATTCTGACTGA